A window of Desulfuromonas acetoxidans DSM 684 genomic DNA:
GGTTTCGGAACGCGCCTGACTGATGGCCAGCGGTGGTGTATTGAGGACACGATTGTCGATATACTTGAGATGGAACTCTACCTCAACATCTTCACCGGGAACCAGTCGGGTTGCGAGTTTAGCCAGCAGACCAACCAACGGCAAAAAAATCAGCACATTGAGCACATTGAACAGACTGTGGGTATTAGCAATATGGCGGGCAATATAGGGTTTGTCGCCCACGGCCATCATCAGATCATGCGCCTGTTGCTGGGTGGTAATAACAAAATCGGCGTCACCGGGTGTCAGCCACTCGATAAACGCCGTAAAGTAAGGAAACAGAAGTAACATGTAAGCCACGCCGATGACATTAAACAAGAAATGCGACATGGCGGTGCGTCGCGCCGCGACGTTGGTTCCGATGGCCGCCAGATTGGCGGTAATCGTAGTGCCGATGTTCTCGCCGAGAATCAGTGCCATGCTGCCTTCAAAGGTCAGCAAACCGCTGGTAGCCAGAGCCAGAGTGATGCCGATGGTGGCGCTGCTGCTCTGGACAATGACTGTCAGCACAGCGCCTACCGCCACCGCCAGCAGGTGATTATCTCCTACCAGGGTGAAGATGTGGCGAAACTCTTCACTGGTCTTGACCGGGTCGAACGCATGCTTCATCACCGACAAGCCATAAAACAAAATGCCGAAGCCGAGGATAATTTCGCCCATGTAAACCCAGCTTTTACGCTTGGAAAACAGTTTTAGGCCGACCCCCACTCCAATGGCAGGCAGGGCGAATTTGGTAATCTTAAAAGCGATCAACTGCGCCGTGACCGTGGTGCCGACATTGGCGCCAAGCACCACCCCGATCGCCTGAACCAGCGACATCAAACCGGCATTGACAAAGCCGACCACCATGACCGTTGTGGCGCTTGATGACTGGATAATCGCCGTGACGGCCAGTCCGACAAAAGCAGCGACATAGCGATTGTTGGTCAACGCAGCAAGAATCTTGCGCATCCGGTTTCCGGCGACCTTTTGCAACCCCTCCGACATGATCTTCATGCCAAACAGGAACAATCCCAGACCACCCAATAATCCAAACAGCAAGTCCTGGCTCAACAACGCCGACATAACAAACCTCCACGATCCGTTCATTTCGCCCGAGACTGAACGAACCCCGTGCTTCTACAGCGCCGCCAGCCACTTGACGAGACGCCATCGAAAGATGAGTTTTTGATGAGTTTTACTGACAAAAAACGTTGCGAATATAACCGAGGTGTCGCTGTTTGACAACCGCAAAAAGGGTTAAACTCATGAACGTCCCCCCTCCTGTTAATACCGCCTGCAACAGGATCGGAAACCGGGGATCAATAAACAATCAAAACGGTATAAAAACAAAGAGATGAAACCTGTGGCATGACAGACAGTTCTGCCACACCGAAAAGTCTCTTGCACTCAATCGTTACCTAAGAGGTGTGAGATTCAACAAAATCCGCCAGGGCGTTCAACGTATCCAGTGCTTCACGGCCGGTGTCTTCCCCACCGATGCGCACATTGTAATGACGCTGCACAGCAACAACGATCTCCACAGCATCCAGCGAATCCAGTCCCAGAGGGGAATCCGGACCGATCAACGAGACCTGCGGATCGATCAGATCGGGATACTCCTCCTGAATATGGCAGGCTTCGATAATTAGATCTTGTAACTCACGATAGAGTTGTTGACGACTCATGACACGTCCTCCCTAAAAAAATCAACAGCGCCGACGCAGGCCGCGCCAGGCAAAAAAACAACAGACAATAAAGCAGATCACCAACCGCAACAGATACGGCCAGGTTTCAGCCAAACATCCACCGCGCAACACGAGAATCTGCATGGCTTCCATCCCCCAGCCCAGCGGCGAAATGACACTGACGTGCTGCATCACCTCTGGCATCAGATAGACCGGGATCATGATCCCACCAAGGGCGGCAAAAATAACAATGGTCACAGCTGCCGTCAAGCTGGCCTGTTGACTGCTGCGGGCATAAACACCGAGCAACAAACCAAAACCGCAGGCCGCCAGAGCAACACATAAACTGACAACCAACAAAGACGGCACCTGGCCGTGAAGATCAAGATGGTCGGTTCCCAACAGGGGTAACAGCGTCCGGCCGACGCCGAGCATCAATGCAAACTGCACCAAGCTGATCATCAGATAAGCCACCACTCGGCCGACCAGAAGCGGCACCATGGAACCGGGGATCATCTGCAGACGGACAAAGACTCCTTGAGAGCGCTCCTGTAACATCACCGTGGCCAGCGGCAGAACAATAAAGAACAGTCCGAAGATGGACCAGGCTGGAACATTGTGCTGTATCGATGTGGGCATGGTAAATCCCGCTTCGCTCTCCAGCGGAGCCACCATCATTTCGCTGGACTCAACGCTCACATCCAACTCAAGCGGATGTTGCGCCAGTGCTTGAGAAAACATCGGTCCCAATTGCACCGTCACATAATGTTCGACCCGTTTCGGCAGGTAGCGCTGAAAGGCCTCAAGGCATAATTCGGCACGATGGCGGCGGACAAGTTGATCGATCAGACCGGTCAATCCGGCACGCAGGCCGCCCTGAACCGCCGGATCAAAGGAGTAGAATAACGATGGCATTGCGCTGTCTTGAGATGATGCAGGCGAGAAAAGCTGTCGTCGAACCTGACTGTCCACCGCCTGCTGCAGAGAGTGGCTCAGCTGAGGCGACAGATAGACCCCGAATTGATAATCACCCCGTTCAACCTGGCGTTGCGCTTCGACAAAACTAAGATCGTCAGTTGCCACAGAAACGCGCACGTCTCCCTGTTGCTGCAACTGACTGATAAACCACGGCCCAAAGGTGGCCTGATCATGATCAACAACCAGCACATCAACCGCGGCTGCTCCCGATGTTTTAAGAATATTATCCTGAACCAGACAGACTACCAGCACCAATGCCACCGGCATGATAAACAGCACAGCCAGACCACCGCGGTCGCGCCGCAGCAATTGCAGTTCCTTGACGATCACCGCCCACAGTTGCCCTATCATATCAATCCCTCAACTGCTTGCCGGTCAGCTTGAGAAAAAGATCCTCAAGATGAGCACATTCCGGATGATCAGCCATCAGAGCATCAACCGCCCCGGACACCACTTCACGCCCTTCGTCGATCACCACCACCCGTTGACACAGTTGACTGACTTCCTCCATGTAATGGGTGGTGTAAACCATGGTCATGCCATCTGCGTTGAGTTGCCTCAGGTTGGTGAGGATCTGATGGCGCGACTGCGCGTCAATGCCAACGGTTGGTTCATCAAGAAACAGGATTTGGGGCTGGTGAATGATTCCGGCAGCCAGATTTGCCCGTCGTTTCATGCCGCCGGAAAAGGTATCAATGCGCCGCTGGGTGACATCTTCCAGCCCGGTCATTGTCACACTGGCCGTCAGACTCTGCTCAAGGTGGGTACCGCTCAAACCGTACAACCGTCCCCAAAAACGCAGATTTTCAGCCAACGTCAGGCTGGGGTATAGTGCTAGCTCCTGTGGGACCATACCGATCAACCGGCGAACCGATTGAGGCGATCGCAACGCATCCACCCCATGAAGGGTCAACGTGCCGCTGTCGGGACGCATCAGCGTCGACAACATGGAGATGGTAGTGGTTTTCCCGGCACCGTTGGGTCCAAGTAGAGCAATCAGTTCTCCCGCCTGCAACGACAGATCAATGCCGTTTACCGCAGGAGAATTCTGGCCTCGGTAGTGTTTGACCAGTGAGGAAGCCTCTAGAGCCAGGCAGGTCATCCCTGTTTCAACTTTCGCTGCACGTCCTTCACCACCAGTCGCAGATCACAGTAGAACGGTTCCTCAACATCCGCCTGATGAGCAACCTGATCAGCCAAAGTAGCAAACGTGATTGAATCATCACGGCCCTTACAGCGCCGGGCGGCATTCACCGCCAGGCCACGCCAACCATCACCGATCTCAGTCAACCGTTCGGCCAACCAGCTCAACTCTTGATGATCGTAGAGTTCCGCACATTCCTGAAGAAACGCCGCATAGATAAAACGGAAGCCAGCGCCGCCGGTACCGATCTCTTCCTGCATGCGAATCAGTTGCGCCAGACAGGAGATTGCTCGCCGAGTGCCGTAACGTTGTTCCCATTGACGCATGCTTTTGGCCAGAAAGCGCATACCACGAATGCCGCCCACCGGCACCGGAGCCTGCATGTCGCGACAAACGATTTTCATGCCGCGCAACGCCGGTTGACGTAGATCGGTTACCTGCGGCGGCTCTTTCAAATAATAACAGCGGCCGCGTGGTGCCAGAGCGCCCTGGGCAAAGCGGGCTTTAACCAGGTCATCGGCCTCACACCACACCAGCTCCGGCATCACCGGGTCACTGATCAGATAGCGAGACCCCTCTTTACCAATCACAATCAGATTGTGGGCATTAAAATGAAAACGTAGTGCCGCGGGGATATACGGCAACCAGAACACACTGGTCTGAACGCCAACAGCAACCCCTTCGTCAAGCAGCCGGTCCAGATCATCCATGGCCTGCTGCTGACTGCGGTAACGTTGCTGATGCACCGGGCAATGCAACCCCTTGGTCACCCGGCTGAAAATGCCACCCGGACGGCAGCGATAGGTAGTCAGTGGCAAGCCATTGAGTTTGACAAACGGTACATAGCCGAAAAACAGACCGCCACCAAGACCAAAGGCCATGGCCTCTGAAACAGGCAATCCGGCATGGGTCAGCAAATTGGCCACCGCGCCACTTTCACAATGCGCCGATTGGCGATGAGGAAAATCGACAATCATTCCTGCTCCTCATCCGCCATAGGCAATTCATCCTGCTCGGGTACTTCGAGCAGTTGTTCCACTGTGATATTGAACAAGCCGGCGTAACACTGTCGATAATAGGTGGACAGGTTGTCAAACACCTTGGGCTTCAGGTGGCGTCTTACCCGCCAGCGGGCAATGCCGGAATAACGTGACAACAGAGCGACATCCATCTGCGCACGGGTCATATAATAAGCCAGCGGACTCATCTCGCCCTTGGAAATCTGGGCGCGCACCAGTTCCAGTTCCGCCTGAATATCTTCCCACGCCAGACGATTGGCACAATTGACCGGCTCCCAACCGGCACTGGGCGTCAGGCAATAGCGGCCCTGATCATTGAGGGCATAACTGACCACTTTTTTGTCATCCAGAACACCTTTGTCCTGGGGCACTTCCTTGTCTCGCATAACGTCTAACGTCCCTTCCCAATCCCCCGGGTCACCCGAATCGCACCAAACTGACCGTCTGCACTACACTTGACGCTGGTCACCTGACGGATCGGTGCGCACTCTTCCTCTCGGCTACACAGCGCATGGCATTGCTGGTCACGAACCATAAGCGCAGCGGCCACCAGATCAAAGGCCTGACCACAGGGCAAACTGCCGTAAACATGACTGCAACTGGTTTTCGGCGTACCGATACTCTGGCGGTACCAACTGGCACTATTGCGCTGACCATCGGCACCGAGCAGCACCGGGGATCGCTGAATCAACGCATCGCCACCCGACTCGATATGACCGCCACAAAGAGCATCAATATAGCCATAGCGCGCTCTTTTCGGATCACGACTTAAGACCAGAAACGCTGCGCCCTCACCGGGGATCGCCGTCTGTTTATCAAAAGCAAACGGCTCAATGCGTTCAGGAACCGGCTCATCAGCAAAATAACGGCCATAACAATAGTTGAGCACGGCACAATGTTCATCAACACCGCCAACCAGCACCGTATCCACCCGGCCCTGTTGCAACCAGCATACAGCATTGTGCAACGCCGCCGTTACCGACATATCAAATTGGCTCAAGGTCAAATTCGGGCCGTGAATACCCAACTGCATCGACAGGTAGGCACCGGCCACATTGTGCACCGAGTTTGAAAATGCCGTCGGCGAAGCGCAATGATCGCCATCCTCCAGCACTGAATCGAGAAACCCAAAGGTGGTGGCCGCAGCTCCGTAACCGCTGGCGACGATCACGCCAACCTTCTCCCGTTTCTCGGCATCAATTCCGGCATCGGACAACGCCATACAACCACCGAGCAACGCCAGGCGGGAATAATGATCAAGGCGGCGCAGAGAACGCTTGGCAACAAATTCATCCAGGCCATCGGTTTTGGCGAGAAAAGCCGGGTAATAGGCCTGCCCATCGCCATGGCACTGGTCGAGCATCTGTGGTCGGTCTGTTTCCTGCTGAAGGGCGCGGATAAAGGCGTCTCCCCCCTGACCAAAACCTCCGACACAACCGACCCCTTGAATTGCAACGGCTTGAGAAAGTAGATTCATCACACCACCTCCCCGCGCTCAAACACCAGCACGGCATTGTTACCACCAAACGCCAGTGATTCAGACAGCGCCAACGAACTATCAAACTCATGCACCTGGGTTACCGGCACTGTCGCCAACTCATCATCCATGGTCGTAAACCCGGCACTGGCGGGAATTTTTCGCCGCTGCAAGAAACCGAGGACAAAAGCCGCCTCAATCGCCCCGGCCGCGCCGAGGGTATGGCCGGTGTAGCCCTTGGTAGAATGAAACGGAAGTCCTTTGAGACAGTCACGGAGCACCAGACTTTCCACCCGATCATTGTCTTTGGTTCCCGTACCGTGGGTATTGACAAACCCCAGTTGCTTCGGTTGCACGCGACTGACGCGCAATGCTTCGGCCAGCGCCTGCTTGAGGCCTCGCCCCTCCGGATGTGGTGCCGTCAGATGCCAGCCATCAGTACCGCTGCCATAACCGAGAATATAGCCCTGAGCCGGAACCTGGCGATGGCGGGCACTGGCATCCGATTCGAGCACCAACACCCCGGCGCCTTCGCCCAAGTTCAAGCCACTGCGCTCGGCATCAAACGGACGACACAGCCTTGTCGAACTGATCTGCAACGAGGCGAACCCGTTATAGGTGGTACGACACAACTCATCCGCACCGCCAGCCAACACCACATCGCACAATCCGCACTGAATCCACGCCGAAGCCAGTCCGATGGCATCCGTGCCCGAGGAACAGGCATTGACAATGGTCTGAGTCGGACCGTTAAAACCGAAATGACGACTGATCACCGCAGCCGGATTGCTGCCGAGAAAACGATTGATCGGTGTCATCTCCGGCGACGCTCCATCACGGTAACCGGCATAAAACGGCTCGTTGTTCATCGCACTGCCCACCGTGGTGCCCATACACACCCCGACCCGCAGACCACGTAATGCCTCCAGTGACCACCCCGATTGGGTCACGGCCTGCCCGGCGGCAGCCAGACCAAGGCGGCTGGTGCGCAACATGTCACGCTGACTAACCTGCTCAAAGTCGTCAGCGATGGAGAACACCGGATAGACATCAGCGTGCGTGGTCGTAAATCGTAAAGGATCACCACCATGGCGCTCGCCGCCCAGCATGGACGCCATCGCTTGTTCCAAGGTGTTGCCCGCTGCACTCAGGCAGCCGATTCCGGTCACCGCAATGCGATTTGCCATTTATTTACTCCTGATTGGCTTCGATGAATTCAGCCAAGCTGTTGATGGATTGAAGTGCCGGACGGCCCTCTTCCATATCCTTAATCTCGACACCAAAATGCTTCTGAACCAGCACCACCAGTTCAACGGCATCCAGCGAATCCAGACCGAGACCTTCACCGAACAACGGCTCATCATCGGCAATCTCTTGCGGCGTGATATCCTCAAGATTAAGATCTTCAACCAGAATCTTTTTAAGTTTTTCTTTGGTTGTCATAACGTCTCCTGTTCAAAACGGTTGATTCCACTAGCTTATTAATTGTCATCCCACATATCAAAGAAATTGTAAAACTGGTACGGATTTTCCCGGCAATAACCGGCCAGGGCATCCGCATACTGTTGCACATAAGGTCGATAAGCCTCGGCTTTGCGCCCCAACCCCTGCGGCACGCGTATCTCGTCGATCAACTCCATTTCATAGCGATCACCGGCGCTTTTACGCGTCATCATCACCACAATTGGTGCCCCAGTGGCTGACGCCAACTGAAACGAACTGAACGGCAGCGCCACGACATCACCGAGAAACTCCACCGTCACCACATTACGCTCATGGGGCGGCAGCCGGTCGCCCATCACCGCCAGAATCATACCCTGTTTCAACACCCCCATCATTTCCAGAGTACCACCAAGAAAACCACGTGGATCAATGGTGCGATAGGGGCATTCCTGTTCGGCATATTCGTAATAGTGCCGCTCCAGACTGCCGTCATCCTGATGCATCACCATATGCACCGGCTCTTCGAGAAAGTTCAGCGCCGACATGGCTACCTGCCAGCAGCCGACATGGGACATCATCAGGATCATCCCCTGACGACGATTGCGGATCTCCAGCAACTGTTCCCGTCCATGCAGAGCCACCTTGAGCCGGTCAGGTCCGAGCATACCGACCACGGCCCGATCGACCAGCACCTTGCCGAAATCGAGAACCATCCGGTAGCTGTGCCACCACAGGCCATCTTCACCGGCCTCCACAAAGCGCCGCTTGAGGTACGGTCGACAACTGCGCCGCACCTGGGGGCGAAACAGAATATAAAAGGCGACGACAAAATACAACAGTGCGTATGCCGCCCGCCGTCCGCCACTGCGAATCATCACATAAAACGCCTGATAACCCAGCTTTGAGCCAAGGGGGCGTTGCACCTGTTCGCTGGTTGATTCTGCCAATTTTTCGCTTGTCTGTCCGGTCATGATTCCCCGTGCTCCGAACACGTCTCTTTAACGGTTTTATCCATATCGCCTACCAGGCCCACGGCAATGACATATACCAGTCCACCCACCACAACGGCCAGCAGCGG
This region includes:
- a CDS encoding Na/Pi cotransporter family protein, which codes for MSALLSQDLLFGLLGGLGLFLFGMKIMSEGLQKVAGNRMRKILAALTNNRYVAAFVGLAVTAIIQSSSATTVMVVGFVNAGLMSLVQAIGVVLGANVGTTVTAQLIAFKITKFALPAIGVGVGLKLFSKRKSWVYMGEIILGFGILFYGLSVMKHAFDPVKTSEEFRHIFTLVGDNHLLAVAVGAVLTVIVQSSSATIGITLALATSGLLTFEGSMALILGENIGTTITANLAAIGTNVAARRTAMSHFLFNVIGVAYMLLLFPYFTAFIEWLTPGDADFVITTQQQAHDLMMAVGDKPYIARHIANTHSLFNVLNVLIFLPLVGLLAKLATRLVPGEDVEVEFHLKYIDNRVLNTPPLAISQARSETNRMAELCLECLDDTLRFMRTRDSRMLEGLRKKEDLIDLLQKEIIDFLVAVSQRPISQELSKEISSLMHMVNDLEKVGDYCENLWELGLRKMEERVNFSQMAMGEFDDLAGHTREFLAFVKAAMERKDVTIGEKAQFMENRIDDLEERLRLNHIARLNTGECSVTPGLIFIDMLHNFEKIGDHTHSVSRALIGKK
- a CDS encoding BtrH N-terminal domain-containing protein; amino-acid sequence: MIVDFPHRQSAHCESGAVANLLTHAGLPVSEAMAFGLGGGLFFGYVPFVKLNGLPLTTYRCRPGGIFSRVTKGLHCPVHQQRYRSQQQAMDDLDRLLDEGVAVGVQTSVFWLPYIPAALRFHFNAHNLIVIGKEGSRYLISDPVMPELVWCEADDLVKARFAQGALAPRGRCYYLKEPPQVTDLRQPALRGMKIVCRDMQAPVPVGGIRGMRFLAKSMRQWEQRYGTRRAISCLAQLIRMQEEIGTGGAGFRFIYAAFLQECAELYDHQELSWLAERLTEIGDGWRGLAVNAARRCKGRDDSITFATLADQVAHQADVEEPFYCDLRLVVKDVQRKLKQG
- a CDS encoding beta-ketoacyl synthase N-terminal-like domain-containing protein, producing MNLLSQAVAIQGVGCVGGFGQGGDAFIRALQQETDRPQMLDQCHGDGQAYYPAFLAKTDGLDEFVAKRSLRRLDHYSRLALLGGCMALSDAGIDAEKREKVGVIVASGYGAAATTFGFLDSVLEDGDHCASPTAFSNSVHNVAGAYLSMQLGIHGPNLTLSQFDMSVTAALHNAVCWLQQGRVDTVLVGGVDEHCAVLNYCYGRYFADEPVPERIEPFAFDKQTAIPGEGAAFLVLSRDPKRARYGYIDALCGGHIESGGDALIQRSPVLLGADGQRNSASWYRQSIGTPKTSCSHVYGSLPCGQAFDLVAAALMVRDQQCHALCSREEECAPIRQVTSVKCSADGQFGAIRVTRGIGKGR
- a CDS encoding ABC transporter ATP-binding protein is translated as MTCLALEASSLVKHYRGQNSPAVNGIDLSLQAGELIALLGPNGAGKTTTISMLSTLMRPDSGTLTLHGVDALRSPQSVRRLIGMVPQELALYPSLTLAENLRFWGRLYGLSGTHLEQSLTASVTMTGLEDVTQRRIDTFSGGMKRRANLAAGIIHQPQILFLDEPTVGIDAQSRHQILTNLRQLNADGMTMVYTTHYMEEVSQLCQRVVVIDEGREVVSGAVDALMADHPECAHLEDLFLKLTGKQLRD
- a CDS encoding ABC transporter permease, with protein sequence MIGQLWAVIVKELQLLRRDRGGLAVLFIMPVALVLVVCLVQDNILKTSGAAAVDVLVVDHDQATFGPWFISQLQQQGDVRVSVATDDLSFVEAQRQVERGDYQFGVYLSPQLSHSLQQAVDSQVRRQLFSPASSQDSAMPSLFYSFDPAVQGGLRAGLTGLIDQLVRRHRAELCLEAFQRYLPKRVEHYVTVQLGPMFSQALAQHPLELDVSVESSEMMVAPLESEAGFTMPTSIQHNVPAWSIFGLFFIVLPLATVMLQERSQGVFVRLQMIPGSMVPLLVGRVVAYLMISLVQFALMLGVGRTLLPLLGTDHLDLHGQVPSLLVVSLCVALAACGFGLLLGVYARSSQQASLTAAVTIVIFAALGGIMIPVYLMPEVMQHVSVISPLGWGMEAMQILVLRGGCLAETWPYLLRLVICFIVCCFFAWRGLRRRC
- a CDS encoding phosphopantetheine-binding protein, which gives rise to MTTKEKLKKILVEDLNLEDITPQEIADDEPLFGEGLGLDSLDAVELVVLVQKHFGVEIKDMEEGRPALQSINSLAEFIEANQE
- a CDS encoding lysophospholipid acyltransferase family protein, producing MTGQTSEKLAESTSEQVQRPLGSKLGYQAFYVMIRSGGRRAAYALLYFVVAFYILFRPQVRRSCRPYLKRRFVEAGEDGLWWHSYRMVLDFGKVLVDRAVVGMLGPDRLKVALHGREQLLEIRNRRQGMILMMSHVGCWQVAMSALNFLEEPVHMVMHQDDGSLERHYYEYAEQECPYRTIDPRGFLGGTLEMMGVLKQGMILAVMGDRLPPHERNVVTVEFLGDVVALPFSSFQLASATGAPIVVMMTRKSAGDRYEMELIDEIRVPQGLGRKAEAYRPYVQQYADALAGYCRENPYQFYNFFDMWDDN
- a CDS encoding acyl carrier protein, with the protein product MSRQQLYRELQDLIIEACHIQEEYPDLIDPQVSLIGPDSPLGLDSLDAVEIVVAVQRHYNVRIGGEDTGREALDTLNALADFVESHTS
- a CDS encoding beta-ketoacyl-[acyl-carrier-protein] synthase family protein; protein product: MANRIAVTGIGCLSAAGNTLEQAMASMLGGERHGGDPLRFTTTHADVYPVFSIADDFEQVSQRDMLRTSRLGLAAAGQAVTQSGWSLEALRGLRVGVCMGTTVGSAMNNEPFYAGYRDGASPEMTPINRFLGSNPAAVISRHFGFNGPTQTIVNACSSGTDAIGLASAWIQCGLCDVVLAGGADELCRTTYNGFASLQISSTRLCRPFDAERSGLNLGEGAGVLVLESDASARHRQVPAQGYILGYGSGTDGWHLTAPHPEGRGLKQALAEALRVSRVQPKQLGFVNTHGTGTKDNDRVESLVLRDCLKGLPFHSTKGYTGHTLGAAGAIEAAFVLGFLQRRKIPASAGFTTMDDELATVPVTQVHEFDSSLALSESLAFGGNNAVLVFERGEVV